A section of the Phacochoerus africanus isolate WHEZ1 chromosome 4, ROS_Pafr_v1, whole genome shotgun sequence genome encodes:
- the FRMD8 gene encoding FERM domain-containing protein 8 encodes MDGTEGNAGQPGPADRSHRSSVSSMGARAADVLVYLADDSVVPLAVENLPSLSAHELHRAVREVLQLPDIALDAFALWLVSPLLEVQLKPKHQPYKLGRQWPELLLRFTDAPDDDVAVDEPSLQFRRNVFFPKRRELQIHDEEVLRLLYEEAKGNLLAARYPCDVEDCEALGALVCRMQLGPYQPGQPTACALREKLDSFLPAHLCKRGHGLFAALRGRGAKAGPVEQGLLDAYRRVQDVGDSEASLSPHYRAYLLKCHELPFYGCAFFHGEIDKPAQGFLHRGGRKPVSVAISLEGVHVIDSREKHVLLGLRFQELSWDHTSPEEEESVLWLEFDGDHEGTPVNKLLKIYSKQAELMSSLIEYCIELNQTSEPAAAQESASGPAPAPGPSPLPTRRPQLRRQGSVVCSRIQHLATIDYVEEGEQIKRVKPKRTTSFFSRQLSLGQGSYTVVQPSDSLEQG; translated from the exons aTGGACGGGACAGAAGGCAATGCCGGACAGCCCGGCCCCGCTGATCGGTCGCATCGAAGCAGTGTGTCCTCCATGGGAGCCAGAG CAGCGGACGTGCTGGTGTACCTGGCGGATGACTCGGTGGTGCCCCTGGCCGTGGAGAACCTGCCCTCGCTCAGCGCCCACGAGCTGCACCGCGCCGTCCGTGAAGTCCTGCAGCTCCCGGACATCGCCCTGGATGCCTTCGCGCTCTGGCTCGTCTCCCCTCTGCTGG AGGTGCAGCTGAAGCCCAAGCACCAGCCCTACAAGCTGGGCCGCCAATGGCCAGAACTGCTGCTGCGATTCACCGACGCCCCGGACGATGACGTGGCCGTGG ATGAGCCCTCCCTACAATTCCGAAGGAATGTGTTTTTCCCAAAACGTCGGGAGCTCCAG ATCCATGACGAGGAGGTCCTGCGGCTGCTGTACGAGGAGGCCAAGGGCAACCTGCTGGCTGCTCGGTACCCATGCGACGTGGAGGACTGCGAGGCCCTGGGCGCCCTGGTGTGCCGTATGCAGCTCGGGCCCTACCAGCCTGGCCAGCCCACCGCCTGTGCCCTGAG GGAGAAGCTGGACTCCTTCCTCCCCGCCCACCTCTGTAAGCGGGGCCACGGGCTCTTTGCCGCCCTCCGGGGCCGTGGGGCCAAGGCCGGGCCAGTGGAGCAAGGCCTGCTAGACGCCTACCGCAGGGTGCAGGATGTGGGCGACAGCGAGGCCTCCCTGAGCCCCCACTACCGCGCCTACCTCCTCAAGTGCCACGAGCTGCCCTTCTACGG CTGCGCTTTCTTCCACGGCGAGATTGACAAGCCGGCCCAGGGCTTTTTGCACCGGGGCGGGCGAAAGCCAGTGTCTGTGGCCATCAGTCTGGAGGGCGTGCATGTCATCGACAGCAGGGAGAAG CATGTCCTGCTGGGCCTGCGCTTCCAGGAGCTGTCGTGGGACCACACCTCGCCCGAGGAGGAGGAGTCGGTCCTGTGGCTGGAGTTTGATGGGGACCACGAGGGCACACCAGTCAACAAGCTCCTCAAGATCTACTCCAAGCAG gctgAATTGATGAGCAGCCTCATCGAGTACTGCATTGAGCTGAACCAGACCTCGGAGCCCGCCGCCGCCCAGGAGAGCGCCTccggcccggccccggcccccggGCCCTCACCGCTTCCCACGCGGCGCCCGCAGCTGCGGAGGCAGGGCAGCGTGGTGTGCAGCCGGATCCAGCATCTCGCCACCATCGACTACGTCGAGGAGG GCGAGCAGATCAAGCGGGTGAAGCCCAAGCGCACCACGTCCTTCTTCAGCCGGCAGCtctccctgggccaggggagcTACACCGTGGTGCAGCCCAGCGACAGCCTGGAGCAGGGCTGA
- the SLC25A45 gene encoding solute carrier family 25 member 45 isoform X1 has product MPVEEFVAGWISGALGLVLGHPFDTVKVRLQTQTTYQGIVDCMVKTYRHESLLGFFKGMSFPIASIAVVNSVLFGVYSNALLALTATSHQERRAQPPSYTHVFIAGCTGGFLQAYCLAPFDLIKVRLQNQTEPRAQPGSPPPQYRGPVHCAASIFQAEGPRGLFRGAWALTLRDTPTMGIYFVTYEWLCRQSTPDGQNPSSATVLVAGGFAGLTSWVTATPLDVIKSRMQMAGLKQRVYRGLLDCMLRVPPPLLGVNLARRGQRLPSETTAQLPSLEAKVMSIRTRFGCEERHLQM; this is encoded by the exons ATGCCCGTGGAGGAGTTTGTGGCCGGCTGGATCTCCG GAGCTCTGGGCTTGGTCCTGGGACACCCCTTCGACACTGTAAAG GTGCGACTGCAGACCCAGACCACGTACCAGGGCATCGTTGACTGTATGGTCAAGACTTACCGCCATGAGTCG CTCCTGGGCTTCTTCAAGGGAATGAGCTTCCCCATCGCAAGCATAGCTGTGGTCAACTCTGTCCTCTTCGGGGTCTATAGCAACGCCCTGCTGGCCCTGACTGCCACCTCCCACCAGGAGCGGCGGGCCCAGCCGCCCAGCTACACACACGTCTTCATAGCCGGCTGCACCGGGGGCTTCCTGCAG GCCTATTGCTTGGCCCCTTTCGACCTCATCAAAGTCCGACTGCAAAACCAGACTGAGCCAAGGGCGCAGCCGGGGAGCCCCCCGCCCCAATACCGGGGCCCCGTGCACTGTGCAGCCTCCATCTTCCAGGCCGAGGGGCCCCGGGGGCTGTTCCGGGGAGCCTGGGCCCTGACACTGAGGGACACTCCCACCATGGGAATCTATTTTGTCACCTATGAGTGGCTCTGTCGCCAGTCCACACCGGATGGCCAGAACCCCA GCTCAGCCACGGTGCTGGTGGCAGGTGGCTTTGCCGGCCTCACCTCCTGGGTCACAGCCACCCCCTTAGACGTGATCAAGTCCCGGATGCAGATGGCCGGGCTGAAGCAGAGGGTGTATCGGGGGCTGCTGGACTGCATG CTACGAGTACCTCCTCCACTCCTGGGGGTGAACCTGGCCCGGCGAGGCCAGCGGCTCCCTAGCGAGACCACCGCCCAACTGCCCAGTTTGGAGGCCAAGGTGATGAGCATCAGGACGCGATTCGGATGCGAGGAGAGGCACCTTCAGATGTAG
- the SLC25A45 gene encoding solute carrier family 25 member 45 isoform X2, which translates to MPVEEFVAGWISGALGLVLGHPFDTVKVRLQTQTTYQGIVDCMVKTYRHESLLGFFKGMSFPIASIAVVNSVLFGVYSNALLALTATSHQERRAQPPSYTHVFIAGCTGGFLQAYCLAPFDLIKVRLQNQTEPRAQPGSPPPQYRGPVHCAASIFQAEGPRGLFRGAWALTLRDTPTMGIYFVTYEWLCRQSTPDGQNPSSATVLVAGGFAGLTSWVTATPLDVIKSRMQMAGLKQRVYRGLLDCMVSSARQEGLGVFFRGLTINSARAFPVNAVTFLSYEYLLHSWG; encoded by the exons ATGCCCGTGGAGGAGTTTGTGGCCGGCTGGATCTCCG GAGCTCTGGGCTTGGTCCTGGGACACCCCTTCGACACTGTAAAG GTGCGACTGCAGACCCAGACCACGTACCAGGGCATCGTTGACTGTATGGTCAAGACTTACCGCCATGAGTCG CTCCTGGGCTTCTTCAAGGGAATGAGCTTCCCCATCGCAAGCATAGCTGTGGTCAACTCTGTCCTCTTCGGGGTCTATAGCAACGCCCTGCTGGCCCTGACTGCCACCTCCCACCAGGAGCGGCGGGCCCAGCCGCCCAGCTACACACACGTCTTCATAGCCGGCTGCACCGGGGGCTTCCTGCAG GCCTATTGCTTGGCCCCTTTCGACCTCATCAAAGTCCGACTGCAAAACCAGACTGAGCCAAGGGCGCAGCCGGGGAGCCCCCCGCCCCAATACCGGGGCCCCGTGCACTGTGCAGCCTCCATCTTCCAGGCCGAGGGGCCCCGGGGGCTGTTCCGGGGAGCCTGGGCCCTGACACTGAGGGACACTCCCACCATGGGAATCTATTTTGTCACCTATGAGTGGCTCTGTCGCCAGTCCACACCGGATGGCCAGAACCCCA GCTCAGCCACGGTGCTGGTGGCAGGTGGCTTTGCCGGCCTCACCTCCTGGGTCACAGCCACCCCCTTAGACGTGATCAAGTCCCGGATGCAGATGGCCGGGCTGAAGCAGAGGGTGTATCGGGGGCTGCTGGACTGCATGGTGAGCAGCGCCCGGCAGGAAGGACTGGGGGTCTTCTTCCGGGGGCTCACCATCAACAGTGCCCGCGCCTTTCCTGTCAACGCTGTCACCTTCCTCAGCTACGAGTACCTCCTCCACTCCTGGGGGTGA
- the SLC25A45 gene encoding solute carrier family 25 member 45 isoform X3 has protein sequence MPVEEFVAGWISGALGLVLGHPFDTVKLLGFFKGMSFPIASIAVVNSVLFGVYSNALLALTATSHQERRAQPPSYTHVFIAGCTGGFLQAYCLAPFDLIKVRLQNQTEPRAQPGSPPPQYRGPVHCAASIFQAEGPRGLFRGAWALTLRDTPTMGIYFVTYEWLCRQSTPDGQNPSSATVLVAGGFAGLTSWVTATPLDVIKSRMQMAGLKQRVYRGLLDCMLRVPPPLLGVNLARRGQRLPSETTAQLPSLEAKVMSIRTRFGCEERHLQM, from the exons ATGCCCGTGGAGGAGTTTGTGGCCGGCTGGATCTCCG GAGCTCTGGGCTTGGTCCTGGGACACCCCTTCGACACTGTAAAG CTCCTGGGCTTCTTCAAGGGAATGAGCTTCCCCATCGCAAGCATAGCTGTGGTCAACTCTGTCCTCTTCGGGGTCTATAGCAACGCCCTGCTGGCCCTGACTGCCACCTCCCACCAGGAGCGGCGGGCCCAGCCGCCCAGCTACACACACGTCTTCATAGCCGGCTGCACCGGGGGCTTCCTGCAG GCCTATTGCTTGGCCCCTTTCGACCTCATCAAAGTCCGACTGCAAAACCAGACTGAGCCAAGGGCGCAGCCGGGGAGCCCCCCGCCCCAATACCGGGGCCCCGTGCACTGTGCAGCCTCCATCTTCCAGGCCGAGGGGCCCCGGGGGCTGTTCCGGGGAGCCTGGGCCCTGACACTGAGGGACACTCCCACCATGGGAATCTATTTTGTCACCTATGAGTGGCTCTGTCGCCAGTCCACACCGGATGGCCAGAACCCCA GCTCAGCCACGGTGCTGGTGGCAGGTGGCTTTGCCGGCCTCACCTCCTGGGTCACAGCCACCCCCTTAGACGTGATCAAGTCCCGGATGCAGATGGCCGGGCTGAAGCAGAGGGTGTATCGGGGGCTGCTGGACTGCATG CTACGAGTACCTCCTCCACTCCTGGGGGTGAACCTGGCCCGGCGAGGCCAGCGGCTCCCTAGCGAGACCACCGCCCAACTGCCCAGTTTGGAGGCCAAGGTGATGAGCATCAGGACGCGATTCGGATGCGAGGAGAGGCACCTTCAGATGTAG
- the SLC25A45 gene encoding solute carrier family 25 member 45 isoform X4, protein MPVEEFVAGWISGALGLVLGHPFDTVKLLGFFKGMSFPIASIAVVNSVLFGVYSNALLALTATSHQERRAQPPSYTHVFIAGCTGGFLQAYCLAPFDLIKVRLQNQTEPRAQPGSPPPQYRGPVHCAASIFQAEGPRGLFRGAWALTLRDTPTMGIYFVTYEWLCRQSTPDGQNPSSATVLVAGGFAGLTSWVTATPLDVIKSRMQMAGLKQRVYRGLLDCMVSSARQEGLGVFFRGLTINSARAFPVNAVTFLSYEYLLHSWG, encoded by the exons ATGCCCGTGGAGGAGTTTGTGGCCGGCTGGATCTCCG GAGCTCTGGGCTTGGTCCTGGGACACCCCTTCGACACTGTAAAG CTCCTGGGCTTCTTCAAGGGAATGAGCTTCCCCATCGCAAGCATAGCTGTGGTCAACTCTGTCCTCTTCGGGGTCTATAGCAACGCCCTGCTGGCCCTGACTGCCACCTCCCACCAGGAGCGGCGGGCCCAGCCGCCCAGCTACACACACGTCTTCATAGCCGGCTGCACCGGGGGCTTCCTGCAG GCCTATTGCTTGGCCCCTTTCGACCTCATCAAAGTCCGACTGCAAAACCAGACTGAGCCAAGGGCGCAGCCGGGGAGCCCCCCGCCCCAATACCGGGGCCCCGTGCACTGTGCAGCCTCCATCTTCCAGGCCGAGGGGCCCCGGGGGCTGTTCCGGGGAGCCTGGGCCCTGACACTGAGGGACACTCCCACCATGGGAATCTATTTTGTCACCTATGAGTGGCTCTGTCGCCAGTCCACACCGGATGGCCAGAACCCCA GCTCAGCCACGGTGCTGGTGGCAGGTGGCTTTGCCGGCCTCACCTCCTGGGTCACAGCCACCCCCTTAGACGTGATCAAGTCCCGGATGCAGATGGCCGGGCTGAAGCAGAGGGTGTATCGGGGGCTGCTGGACTGCATGGTGAGCAGCGCCCGGCAGGAAGGACTGGGGGTCTTCTTCCGGGGGCTCACCATCAACAGTGCCCGCGCCTTTCCTGTCAACGCTGTCACCTTCCTCAGCTACGAGTACCTCCTCCACTCCTGGGGGTGA